Proteins from a genomic interval of Natator depressus isolate rNatDep1 chromosome 20, rNatDep2.hap1, whole genome shotgun sequence:
- the SYDE1 gene encoding rho GTPase-activating protein SYDE1, producing MAELLLRRTFSRLRGKEKLPGKKSDAKERERPSRMLDSPMELEPVLGPEPASHDHDGSCRRGAAITVSRKQSWARFSCGIRDVPCSSYSRKVPASPTASAELQDEGEGVGPVACGRETDGDPQCPLRPQELFSPTHTGGPAIEDEAWLVESPPAPVPPTPLPSLALATPAPQPSLAPGDEEAESMCSYVELCASGSAVRCASHGAYLQNLERSSRHWILSSGKAQGPEELAPSTSTELKEVGAAGSEGEIWYNPIPEDEDVVGVRQGTEPGSSWRKWGSGTGSRESDRDKGRPSRAEPGDEGPPRSIARQVESPSSQNAPTPAGPVGRGEEMGAGRTLAYGKLPISCLSAAVGLAGPSPPLSPSVSKKGRSLGRVKSPGTVRRLSLKMKKLPELRRKLSLRSAQSRGQEPEGSGSTSPRDARKEPGNVISRYHLDSSVASQQGPHRAKAASKGGYLSDGDSPELLAKADKRACPGPEGHEPGARLDVDAFQPYSSLEQPRCVQPISGLVSVHLYGVGDLKPPKAESREVFCVLQVDAAPKARTALLPWTAAFLSLNHTFNLELEGTRHLKVIVFSWDLATCRNRVCCHGTIVLPHVFRGCRAQQLAVRLEPRGLLYCKLTLVEQWDMPSSPSDREPRVFGVELRHLVERENTATKVPLLIQKCVSQIEKRGLKIVGLYRLCGSAAVKKELRDAFERDSAAVTLSEQLYPDINVITGILKDYLRELPTPLITKTLYEVVLEAMAQRPPQDMLSRQNAEETVALLDCLPEIEKATLTVLLDHLSLVASFHDFNRMNSQNIAVCFGPVLLNQNQEPWRQRARSYAHCEEIASAVDFKRHIEVLHYLLQAWPAPDRTGPGAGGRERAQPSCLRQRRHPALRLDLMESEVVARHRPRGLESPPTNRYAGEWSVCSQEYGLVAGLGHEVNDAEVAGSDSENEVLDLREGLGGPSQTVFVGDFALVDDPEAPFSPRLNLKDFDALILDLERELSKQINVCL from the exons ATGGCCGAGCTCCTGCTGCGGAGGACGTTCTCCAGGCTGCGGGGCAAAGAGAAGCTTCCCGGGAAGAAGTCGGATGCGAAGGAGCGAG AGCGCCCCTCAAGGATGCTGGACTCTCCCATGGAGCTGGAGCCAGTCCTTGGGCCAGAGCCAGCGTCTCATGACCACGATGGGAGCTGTCGGAGAGGGGCAGCCATCACCGTGTccaggaagcagagctgggccaggttCTCATGTGGCATCCGGGATGTGCCATGTAGCTCTTACAGCAGGAAGGTGCCTGCCAGCCCCACGGCCTCCGCAGAGCTGCAGGATGAGGGTGAAGGCGTAGGGCCAGTTGCCTGTGGGCGAGAGACTGATGGGGACCCCCAGTGCCCTCTGCGGCCCCAGGAGCTGttctcacccacccacacagGGGGGCCAGCCATTGAGGATGAGGCATGGCTTGTGgagagccccccagccccagtgccccccacccctctgcccagcctggccctggcgaccccagcccctcagcccagcctggcccctggTGATGAGGAGGCTGAGTCGATGTGCAGTTATGTGGAGCTCTGCGCCTCTGGCAGTGCTGTGAGGTGTGCCAGTCACGGCGCCTACTTGCAGAACCTGGAGAGGAGCAGCCGCCACTGGATCCTCTCCTCTGGCAAGGCCCAGGGCCCGGAGGAGTtggcccccagcaccagcacagAGTTGAAGGAGGTGGGCGCCGCGGGCAGCGAAGGGGAGATCTGGTACAACCCCATCCCTGAAGATGAGGACGTTGTAGGTGTCAGGCAAGGCACCGAGCCTGGCAGCTCCTGGAGGAAGTGGGGCAGTGGCACAGGGAGCCGGGAATCTGACAGGGACAAGGGCAGGCccagcagggcagagccaggtgATGAAGGGCCCCCCAGGAGCATCGCCAGGCAAGTGGAGAGCCCCAGCTCACAGAATGCACCTACCCCAGCTGGGCCAGTGGGCCGAGGCGAGGAGATGGGTGCCGGCCGGACATTGGCCTATG GGAAGTTGCCGATTTCATGTTTGAGCGCGGCTGTGGGGTTGGCTGGCCCatcccccccgctgagccccagcGTCTCCAAGAAGGGGCGCTCCCTGGGCAGAGTGAAGTCCCCGGGCACCGTGCGCCGCCTGTCCCTGAAGATGAAGAAGCTGCCGGAGCTGAGGAGGAAGCTGAGCCTGCGTAGTGCCCAGTCCCGGGGGCAGGAGCCTGAGGGCAGTGGCAGCACCTCACCCAGGGATGCCCGCAAGGAGCCGGGGAATGTAATCAGCCGCTACCACCTGGACAGCAGTGTGGCATCCCAACAGGGCCCGCACCGTGCCAAGGCAGCCAGCAAGGGCGGCTACCTGAGTGATGGTGACTCCCCTGAGCTGCTGGCCAAGGCGGACAAGCGTGCCTGTCCCGGGCCAGAGGGGCATGAGCCTGGGGCCAGGCTGGACGTGGatgccttccagccctacagCTCCTTGGAACAGCCGCGCTGTGTGCAGCCCATCTCGGGCCTAGTCAGTGTCCACCTATACGGTGTGGGGGACCTTAAGCCCCCAAAGGCTGAGTCCAGGGAGGTGTTCTGCGTCCTGCAGGTGGATGCAGCCCCCAAGGCACGCACGGCCCTGCTGCCCTGGACAGCCGCCTTCCTCAGCCTCAACCACACCTTCAACTTGGAACTGGAGGGCACCCGACACCTCAAGGTCATTGTCTTCTCCTGGGACCTGGCTACCTGCCGGAACCGTGTGTGCTGCCATGGCACCATTGTCTTGCCCCACGTCTTCAGAG GGTGCAGGGCCCAGCAGCTGGCAGTGCGGCTGGAGCCACGCGGGCTGCTCTACTGCAAGCTGACATTGGTGGAGCAGTGGGACATGCCCAGCAGCCCCAGTGACCGGGAGCCACGGGTCTTTGGCGTGGAGCTGCGTCACTTGGTGGAAAGGGAGAACACTGCCACCAAGGTGCCGCTGCTGATCCAGAAATGCGTCTCCCAGATTGAGAAGCGGGGACTGAAG ATTGTAGGGCTTTACCGGCTGTGTGGCTCGGCGGCTGTGAAGAAGGAGCTGCGTGATGCCTTCGAGAGGGACAGTGCAGCCGTGACGCTCTCTGAACAGCTGTACCCAGACATCAACGTCATCACAG GGATCCTGAAGGACTATCTGCGGGAGCTGCCCACGCCCCTCATCACCAAGACCCTTTATGAGGTGGTGTTGGAGGCCATGGCCCAGCGCCCGCCCCAAGACATGCTCAGCAGGCAGAATGCGGAGGAGACGGTCGCTCTGCTGGACTGCCTGCCAGAGATTGAGAAG gctaCGCTGACCGTGCTGCTGGACCATCTCAGCTTGGTGGCCTCCTTCCACGACTTTAACCGCATGAACTCCCAGAACATTGCCGTGTGCTTCGGGCCAGTGCTGCTCAACCAGAATCAGGAGCCCTGGCGCCAGAGGGCCCGCAGCTACGCCCACTGCGAGGAGATCGCCAGTGCCGTCGACTTCAAGAGGCACATTGAGGTGCTGCACTACCTGCTGCAGGCCTGGCCTG CCCCCGACAGGACAGGGCCCGGCGCGGGGGGCCGGGAAagggcccagcccagctgcctgcGGCAGAGGCGCCACCCTGCTCTGCGGCTGGATCTGATGGAGAGCGAGGTGGTGGCTCGTCACCGGCCCCGGGGCCTGGAGAGCCCCCCCACCAACCGCTACGCTGGGGAGTGGAGCGTGTGCAGCCAGGAGTACGGGCTGGTGGCCGGGCTGGGGCACGAGGTCAACGACGCCGAGGTGGCTGGCAGCGACAGCGAGAATGAGGTGCTGGACCtgcgggaggggctgggtggcccCAGCCAGACAGTCTTCGTGGGGGACTTTGCCCTGGTCGACGACCCCGAGGCGCCCTTCAGCCCCCGCCTGAACCTGAAGGACTTTGATGCCCTCATCCTGGACCTAGAGCGAGAGCTCTCCAAGCAGATCAACGTGTGCCTGTGA